In Massilia violaceinigra, one DNA window encodes the following:
- a CDS encoding DUF979 domain-containing protein, protein MIILLDYFYLALGAMLAASAVMSLRDKDNPRRYSSALFWALYAAVYLVGERLPPAIVGVIMIVMALIAGCGGVTLGKYGVRTTEEKTSSARRLGHLLFIPALIIPVVTMIGSTLLKDVHIGGLLLLETKHLTLVSLGCASVLAVGAACWLTRSTPVQGMREWRRLVDAVGWAVVLPHMLAVLGLLFAEAGVGKAVAHITTSYINMDSRFVAVVVFCVGMALFTIIMGNGFAAFPVMAGGVGIPILIGQYGANPAVMAAIGMFSAYCGTLMTPMAANFNVVPVVLLELPDKHAVIKAQIPTALPLLVANIFLLYFLMDQK, encoded by the coding sequence ATGATCATCCTGCTTGACTATTTCTACCTGGCGCTCGGCGCCATGCTGGCCGCTTCCGCCGTCATGTCCCTGCGCGACAAGGATAATCCGCGCCGCTATTCGAGCGCCTTGTTCTGGGCCCTGTACGCCGCCGTCTACCTCGTTGGCGAACGCCTGCCGCCAGCGATTGTCGGCGTGATCATGATCGTGATGGCCCTGATCGCCGGCTGCGGCGGCGTCACCCTGGGCAAATACGGCGTGCGCACGACCGAGGAAAAGACATCCAGCGCGCGCCGCCTCGGCCACCTGCTGTTCATCCCCGCATTGATCATCCCGGTGGTGACCATGATCGGCTCGACCCTGCTCAAGGACGTTCACATCGGCGGCCTGCTGCTGCTCGAAACGAAGCACCTGACGCTGGTCAGCCTCGGTTGTGCTTCGGTGCTGGCGGTCGGCGCGGCTTGCTGGCTGACGCGCTCCACGCCGGTGCAGGGCATGCGCGAATGGCGCCGCCTGGTCGACGCGGTCGGCTGGGCGGTGGTGCTGCCGCACATGCTGGCCGTCCTGGGGCTGCTGTTCGCCGAAGCGGGCGTCGGCAAGGCGGTCGCGCACATCACCACCTCGTACATCAACATGGATTCGCGTTTCGTGGCGGTGGTAGTGTTCTGCGTCGGCATGGCGCTGTTCACGATCATCATGGGTAACGGCTTCGCTGCGTTTCCCGTGATGGCCGGCGGCGTCGGCATTCCGATCCTGATCGGCCAGTACGGCGCCAACCCTGCGGTGATGGCCGCCATCGGCATGTTCAGCGCCTATTGCGGCACCCTGATGACACCCATGGCCGCCAACTTCAACGTGGTGCCGGTGGTGCTGCTCGAACTGCCCGACAAGCACGCGGTGATCAAGGCGCAGATACCGACCGCGCTGCCGCTGCTGGTGGCAAATATCTTCCTGCTGTATTTTTTGATGGACCAGAAATGA
- a CDS encoding LysR family transcriptional regulator yields the protein MSIDLKQLKYFLAVAEEKSFSRAAERLHISQPPLSQQIMKLESELGVRLFARTTRTFELTVAGKALMGEASDLLAKMRMTIDTIRQIDRGEVGRLRVGIVGSAMWGPIPSLLEEFQTKFPRVTWTLHESGPNVQYEALRAKQIDVGFWREPKLDEDELKHDNLRQELCFRENVCVAVNEHHPLATQPWIELTDIADQPMLTLALDKSAFPRYLIQCCIKAGFQPAIFQEASEPQTLLAMVGAGLGVALMPETTSRIGWPGVIFLPIKTNPPSANLYITYTTLDDAPVVRAFLNILNPST from the coding sequence ATGTCCATCGACCTGAAACAGCTCAAGTACTTCCTCGCGGTGGCTGAAGAAAAGAGCTTCAGCCGCGCCGCCGAGCGGCTGCACATTTCGCAGCCGCCCTTGAGCCAGCAGATCATGAAGCTCGAGAGCGAGTTGGGCGTGCGCCTGTTCGCGCGCACTACCCGCACCTTCGAGCTGACGGTGGCCGGCAAGGCGCTGATGGGAGAAGCGTCGGACCTGCTGGCCAAGATGCGCATGACGATCGACACCATCCGCCAGATCGACCGCGGCGAAGTCGGGCGCCTGCGGGTCGGCATCGTCGGTTCGGCCATGTGGGGACCGATTCCCAGCCTGCTCGAAGAATTCCAGACCAAGTTTCCGCGCGTGACCTGGACCTTGCATGAGTCAGGACCGAACGTGCAGTACGAAGCGCTGCGCGCCAAGCAGATCGACGTGGGTTTCTGGCGCGAGCCCAAGCTCGATGAAGATGAACTCAAACACGACAACCTGCGCCAGGAACTGTGTTTTCGCGAGAACGTGTGCGTGGCGGTCAACGAGCATCATCCGCTGGCCACGCAGCCGTGGATCGAGCTGACCGACATTGCCGACCAGCCGATGCTCACGCTGGCGCTGGACAAGTCGGCCTTCCCGCGCTACCTGATCCAGTGCTGCATCAAGGCCGGTTTTCAGCCGGCGATTTTCCAGGAAGCGTCCGAGCCGCAAACCTTGCTGGCGATGGTGGGTGCGGGCCTGGGCGTGGCGCTGATGCCGGAAACGACCAGCCGCATCGGCTGGCCGGGCGTAATCTTCTTGCCGATCAAGACCAATCCGCCATCGGCCAATCTGTACATCACCTACACCACGCTCGACGATGCGCCGGTGGTGCGGGCGTTCCTGAACATCCTCAATCCCAGCACCTAG
- the pcp gene encoding pyroglutamyl-peptidase I, whose amino-acid sequence MTRTVLLTGFERFNKETINPAWEAVRSLAGHEGNGYRIEVRQLPCVFGAAGEVLRAAIDEVRPAVVIALGQAGGRVDLSVERIAINIDDAPIPDNAQCQLVDRPVVEGGPAAYFSTLPIKAIVAGLREAGLPASVSQTAGTFVCNHVFYSLMHQTAGQDVRAGFIHIPYLPQQASAHPGAPSMALADVVRGVTIALEVALAVRDDVCEAGGAVF is encoded by the coding sequence ATGACCAGAACAGTACTGCTGACCGGCTTCGAGCGGTTCAATAAAGAGACGATCAATCCGGCATGGGAGGCGGTGCGCTCGCTGGCCGGCCACGAGGGCAACGGCTATCGCATTGAAGTGCGCCAGCTCCCGTGCGTGTTCGGCGCCGCGGGCGAGGTGCTGCGCGCGGCGATCGACGAGGTGCGGCCCGCGGTGGTGATCGCGCTCGGGCAGGCCGGGGGCAGGGTGGACCTGTCGGTGGAACGCATCGCCATCAATATCGACGACGCCCCGATTCCCGACAACGCCCAGTGCCAGCTCGTCGACCGGCCGGTTGTGGAGGGTGGACCGGCGGCGTATTTTTCGACCCTGCCGATCAAGGCTATCGTCGCAGGTTTGCGCGAGGCCGGCTTGCCGGCGTCCGTGTCGCAGACAGCGGGCACCTTCGTGTGCAATCACGTTTTTTACAGCCTGATGCACCAGACGGCGGGCCAGGATGTACGGGCAGGCTTCATTCACATTCCCTACCTGCCGCAGCAGGCTTCGGCGCACCCCGGGGCGCCCAGCATGGCACTGGCCGACGTGGTGCGGGGGGTGACGATTGCGCTGGAAGTGGCGCTGGCCGTACGCGACGATGTGTGCGAGGCCGGCGGCGCGGTTTTCTAG